One Polynucleobacter sp. SHI8 genomic window, CCACGAAAATCTCGGAAAAGAGGCATTAGAGCAACAATATTTCTTCAGTGCTAGTGAGCATTTATCCCGCGCTGCGGTGTATTATCATTTTGCCAAATTCGTATCGGTACATGATATTGGTGAGATGAGGGCAGCTCACATGAAGGCGGTTGAATGTAAACAATTAGCATTGCCACATATGCGCCCACCAGCGGTACGCGTTGAAATTCCTTATTTAGGAAAGACTTTGGCTGGTTTCTTAAGATTGCCTCATGCTGCCAATAACAATGGAGCATCAAGCAATCATCAAAAACCACCCGTACTCATTATGGTGCCAGGCCTAGACTCAGCTAAAGAAGAGCTTGAAGCTTATGAGCTCCCTTTTTTGGCACGAGGCATGGCTACTTTATTGGTAGATGGTCCAGGCCAAGGTGAAGCTGAATATGATTTCCCAATTCGTGGGGATTATGAGGTGCCTGTCAAGGCAATGGTCGACTGGTTGATGCTGAGAAATGATATTGATCATTCCCGGATTGGTTTATGGGGTGTGAGCTTAGGTGGCTACTACGCTCCTCGAGCAGCTGCTTTTGAAAAACGCTTGAAAGCTTGTATTGGTCTTGCGGGACCTTATGATTTTTCTGATACTTGGGAGCAGTTGCCACCACTTACTAGAGAGGCATTTCGGGTCAGAAGTCATTTGGCGACTGAGGCGCAGGCGAAGGAATATAGTCAAACGCTGACGATGAAAAATGGCATTGCTCAACAAATTACTTGCCCTTTGTTTTTAGTTACTGGCAAG contains:
- a CDS encoding prolyl oligopeptidase family serine peptidase, giving the protein MSKDPRVESAIAHWAPRFVSNGILLTDFQEVTQGIDRWEDWTSAWSKRALVHENLGKEALEQQYFFSASEHLSRAAVYYHFAKFVSVHDIGEMRAAHMKAVECKQLALPHMRPPAVRVEIPYLGKTLAGFLRLPHAANNNGASSNHQKPPVLIMVPGLDSAKEELEAYELPFLARGMATLLVDGPGQGEAEYDFPIRGDYEVPVKAMVDWLMLRNDIDHSRIGLWGVSLGGYYAPRAAAFEKRLKACIGLAGPYDFSDTWEQLPPLTREAFRVRSHLATEAQAKEYSQTLTMKNGIAQQITCPLFLVTGKLDRLIPWQDTKRMADEASGSTELLIVEDGNHIANNRPYRYRHRTADWMAEQLDLPRI